The Pseudonocardia sp. HH130630-07 DNA window CGACCGGCTCGACCTTGACGACGTCGGCCCCCAGGTCACCGAGCACGAGCCCGCAGGACGGGCCCATGACCATGTGCGAGAACTCGACGACCCGGACACCGGCCAGCGGCAGCGGGCGGTCCCCGGTGGCGTCCGGGGCGCTCATGCGGCGGCCCCGCCCGGACCGCCGGCGTACCGGAAACCCTTGGTCAGCCCGGCGTCGGCGAGGTGCCCGTGCAGCGGTTCGCCGGGCAGCGCCGCGGCGAGGACCTCCCGGGCCGCCAGCAGCGCGTCGATGTCGACGCCGGTGCGCAGCCCGGAGGACTCCAGCAGGAACACGAGGTCCTCGGTGACGAGGTTGCCGCTGGCCCCCGGCGCGTACGGGCAGCCGCCGAGCCCGGCCTGCGAGGAGTCGAAGGTGCGCACGCCGACGTCCAGCGCGGCCACCACGTTCGCCAGCCCCTGGCCCCGGGTGTTGTGCAGGTGCGCGCCGCCGGCCCGGTCGCCGAGCTCGGCGTGCAGCCGGGTGAACAGCCGCCGGATCGCCGACGGGTCGGCGTAGCCGGTCGTGTCGGACAGCCCGACGGCGTCGGCTCCGGCCGCGGCCGCGCGCACCGCGAGGTCGATCACCCGGTCCTCGGGCACCGGGCCCTCGATCGTGCAGCCGAACGCCGTCGACAGGCCCACCTCGACCCGCAGCCCCGGGGTGTCGCGGGTCAGGCCGGTGATCGTGGCCAGCTGCTCGATCGCCGCGTCGGTGCCGATCCCGACGTTGGCCCGGCTGTGCGCGTCCGACACCGACACCGGGACCGTGATCGACCGGGCGCCCGCGGTGACCGCGTTGCGCGCGCCGACGAGGTTCGGGACCAGCGCGAGGACGGTGAGGTCCGGGATCTCCCCGGCGACGGCGACGACCTCGGCCGCGTCGGCCATCTGCGGGAGCCGGCGCGGCGACACGAACGACGCCACCTCGATCTCGCGCAGCCCGGCGGCGGCGAGCGCGGCGATCCAGCGGTGCTTGAGCGGGGTCGGCATGGTCGCGGCGACGCTCTGCAGCCCGTCCCGCGGGCCGACCTCGCTGACCAGGACGTCCACCGGCGAGCGACGTGAGGCCCGGTCCGGAACGACCATCGTTGCACACTCCAATGTTCTGTCTAGCAGAATGCTAGTGCGTTGAAGAGAACGCTAGGTGTCGTCCGGCACGGTCGTCAAGGCCGTCGGCGCGGCGTGCCAGACTGTGGACGACGGGGCGCACCACGGAGGGGACGAGTGGCGGGGACCGGCCAGGAGCCGCGGGAGCAGCGGGTGGAGTCCGTCGAGCGGGCGCTGACCCTGCTCGACGCGTTCGGGAACGGGGCCGACCGGCTCTCGCTCGCCGAGCTGGCGCGCGCCACCGGGTACTACCGGAGCACGATCCTGCGGCTCGCCGCGTCCCTGCAGCGGATGGGCTACCTGCTCCGCGAGGACGACGGCCGCTACCGGCTCGGCCCGACGCTGTGGCGGCTGGGGTCGCAGTACCAGCGGTCGTTCCGGCTCGCCGACCACGTCCGCCCCGCGCTGACCGCGATCGCCGCCGACACCGGGGAGAGCGCCGCGTTCTACGTCCGCGAGGGCGACCAGCGGGTGGTGCTGTACCGGGTCAACACCGACCGGCCGATGCGCCACCATCTCGACGAGGGCACCGTGCTGCCGCTCGACCGCGGCGCCGGCGGCCGGGTGCTCGCCGCGTGGACCGGCGACGAGGGTCCCGCCGCGGAGCGGGTGCGGGCGGCCGGGCACGCCTGGTCCGACGGTGAGCGGAGCCCGGAGACCGCGGCCGTGGCGGTCCCGGTGTTCGGGATGGACTCCCGGTTCGTCGGGGCGCTCGGGGTGGTCGGCCCGCGGCAGCGGCTCACCCCGGAACGGGTCCCCGAGGTCACCGAGCTGCTACTGCGGCACGCCGGGGACCTGAGCCGGCGCCTCGGCGGGCGCGGCGGCGTCCCGGGCTCAGACCGGTAGCAGCACACCCCACGGCCGGGGCCAGCCCAGCTCGCGCGCGACGCCGGGGGCCCGCAGGCCCGGTGCGCAGGTCCGGACGGTCCCCGCGCCCGGCTCGTACACCCGCCAGCGGCCGTCCGCGGCGGTCCCGAGCAGCAGCACCCAGTGCCGCGGCAGCAGCGCCGAGCCGACGAGCACGGGCACCGGGAGCCCGGTCGCCGCGGCCCGGCGCAGCGCGGCGGGGGTCGCCGGGCGGATCCGGTACCGGCCGGGCGCGGTCCGGCGCAGCCAGGCCCGCATCCCCCACGGCGTGGTGCCGAGCAGGCGGGGCCAGATCAGGTTCGCCTGCCGGTGGGCGGCCCGCTGCGCGTCGGCGGTCCCGGCGGAACCGGCGGGCGGGGACGCGCCGTGCGGCGCCCGTCCCGCGGACCGGGCCGACCCGTCGGGTCCCGTCGTCGCGGTGGGCCCCGCACCCGGCGCAGTGCCCCGGGCGGTGAGCATCGCGGCCGTGACGAGCAGGACCGCCGGGCCGCAGGAGAACCGGTCGGCCTGCCGGCCCGGCCCCGCGGCCGGGGCACCGTCCGGCCTCACCACGGCGATCCCGTCCGCCGGTCGGCGAGCACCGCGACCCCGGCCAGCACCAGCGCACCGGCGGTCAGCACCGCCCCGAGCAGCGACGGCGTGGTCAGCGCCCAGCCCGCGGCGATCGCGAGCCCGCCCAGCGCCGGGCCGAGCGAGTTCCCGACGTTGAACGCCGAGGTGTTCGTCGCGCTCGCCAGCGTCGGCGCGGACCCGGCCAGGGCGAACACC harbors:
- a CDS encoding hydroxymethylglutaryl-CoA lyase, translated to MVVPDRASRRSPVDVLVSEVGPRDGLQSVAATMPTPLKHRWIAALAAAGLREIEVASFVSPRRLPQMADAAEVVAVAGEIPDLTVLALVPNLVGARNAVTAGARSITVPVSVSDAHSRANVGIGTDAAIEQLATITGLTRDTPGLRVEVGLSTAFGCTIEGPVPEDRVIDLAVRAAAAGADAVGLSDTTGYADPSAIRRLFTRLHAELGDRAGGAHLHNTRGQGLANVVAALDVGVRTFDSSQAGLGGCPYAPGASGNLVTEDLVFLLESSGLRTGVDIDALLAAREVLAAALPGEPLHGHLADAGLTKGFRYAGGPGGAAA
- a CDS encoding IclR family transcriptional regulator, translating into MAGTGQEPREQRVESVERALTLLDAFGNGADRLSLAELARATGYYRSTILRLAASLQRMGYLLREDDGRYRLGPTLWRLGSQYQRSFRLADHVRPALTAIAADTGESAAFYVREGDQRVVLYRVNTDRPMRHHLDEGTVLPLDRGAGGRVLAAWTGDEGPAAERVRAAGHAWSDGERSPETAAVAVPVFGMDSRFVGALGVVGPRQRLTPERVPEVTELLLRHAGDLSRRLGGRGGVPGSDR